Proteins co-encoded in one Brassica oleracea var. oleracea cultivar TO1000 chromosome C4, BOL, whole genome shotgun sequence genomic window:
- the LOC106339057 gene encoding probable poly(ADP-ribose) glycohydrolase 2: MKEETITSGLRLLGPQEAGIVFLSQELIAALLACSFFCLFPEVGRRLKHLQGINFDELFWKVLPLEYNPTYVSYPEAEYWAKSTTPLCSVQVHSTGVIEDQPGETLEVEFADEYFGGLTLRHGCLQEEIRFMMNPELIAGMLFLPRMDKNEAIEIVGAERFTLYTGFGSSFQFAGDYLNNKELERYMRRRTRVVAIDAIPRPGRRQYKPDGLLREVNKAFTGYLHQCKHQAGTLPSSASGSQVVECSERLCIDHEEKKIGVATGNWGCGVFGGDPEVKIMLQWLTISQSGRPFMSYYTFGLQALQKVNQVVNQVCKK, from the exons ATGAAGGAGGAGACGA TTACTTCCGGGCTTCGTTTATTAGGTCCACAAGAAGCTGGGATTGTGTTTCTTAGCCAG GAGTTGATTGCAGCTCTTCTTGCATGTTCCTTCTTTTGTCTGTTCCCTGAAGTTGGCAGACGCTTAAAGCATCTTCAAGGAATCAACTTTGATGAACTGTTTTG GAAAGTTCTTCCTCTGGAGTACAATCCGACCTATGTCTCTTATCCTGAGGCTGAGTACTGGGCCAAATCCACCACCCCGCTTTGTTCCGTTCAG GTTCACTCCACTGGAGTTATAGAAGACCAACCCGGTGAAACTCTTGAGGTAGAGTTTGCTGATGAATATTTTGGAGGTCTTACTCTTCGTCATGGATGTCTACAG GAAGAAATAAGATTCATGATGAATCCAGAACTCATAGCTGGAATGTTATTCTTGCCTCGTATGGATAAAAATGAAGCAATTGAGATTGTTGGTGCTGAAAGATTTACACTATACACAGG GTTTGGATCTTCCTTCCAATTTGCTGGTGATTACTTAAACAACAAGGAACTAGAAAGGTACATGAGGCGAAGAACTAGAGTTGTAGCTATAGATGCCATTCCTCGGCCAGGAAGGAGACAGTACAAACCTGATGGCCTCCTTCGGGAGGTTAACAAGGCTTTTACTGGATACTTGCATCAGTGTAAACATCAAGCGGGTACTCTTCCATCATCAGCTTCAGGGAGCCAAGTTGTAGAATGCTCGGAGAGATTGTGTATTGATCATGAAGAGAAGAAGATTGGTGTAGCTACAGGGAACTGGGGTTGTGGTGTGTTTGGAGGCGATCCAGAAGTAAAGATCATGCTTCAGTGGCTTACCATTTCACAG TCTGGAAGACCATTCATGTCGTACTACACATTTGGACTCCAAGCCTTGCAAAAAGTCAATCAG GTTGTCAATCAGGTCTGCAAGAAATGA